Within Sander lucioperca isolate FBNREF2018 chromosome 22, SLUC_FBN_1.2, whole genome shotgun sequence, the genomic segment CAGGATTGGCAATATGACTCAATTAGCAAATGATATTGACGATCTTTCTTAAACTGTGGTGGACATACTGTAATTGACCATATGTGACTTGAGGAGGTGTGCTTGGATGTATAGAAATCCAAGCTCAAAGTATAGAATGTGTAGACAGATGAGGAGCCAATACCTCCAGTTCCTCGCAGAAAGCAGCGAGGTCTTCCTTCCACAGGTCTGCTGGAGCTTTCTTCTTCAGGGTGTTCAGCTCTGTCAACTATAAATCATCACTTTGGTCAGATAATAGCCTTAAACCCAATGTGAATTTTAAATTTGAACCATCAATATGATTGCAGCATAGCTGACAACATCACACCTTAGCATCCCTCTGTTTGCACAGCTCATCTTTCTTCTCTTTGGTCAAGAACCACATGGGCATGCTCAGCAGGTAGTTGTAGTCAGGCCCGCTGGTATCCTCCTTCTCCTCCGTTCCCTCCTCCTCGTCAATCTCCTCCTCATCCTAAAGAGCATGAACACAAACCATGTTATTTGCTCAGGTGGAGGCTGATTATCTAGCACTCCTGATTAATGTAGCTGAAAGCCATATGACTAAAAGTGTCCCACCTTCTCCTGAGCCTCTTTCCAAGCCTTGACTGGGTCAGAGTCGTAGCCCATCTCCTGCAGCATGCGAATCAGTTCCTTCTTTGGCTTGTTCTCTACAAGTAGATGAACCGTATTAATACTTTTGATCAGGGGAAATTGAAACACATTCTAGGTCTGCACAATTATGGCTAAAATGATAAATTGTGATTCCCATAAATATAACAATGTCAGAAGCTGTTCCTAATGGAAAATTTAAATAGCTTTTctttaacatttcattttatgGCTGAATCTTGCACTATATAATAATTCACCATTATTGGACAgtaattaaaaatacaaaccATGTATCTTTCTTGTTTGTATGTCTTTCAAATTAAATTGCAGCAGTGTAtgctttaaacaaaaacatgtaaCAAGCTACTAACCAATGACCAAGGTGCCCTGGATTTTCTCCAGGATGAAGCGGGCCTGGTTGGTGAGTTTAGCACCCTCTGCTCCCAGCATGCCAATCAACCAATCCTTTCTCAGCACATAGTACTTCATCCTCAACTCAAAGAAGTCCTTGAGAATGTCCTGCACAGAGTCGTACTTCTTCAGGCTGCCCACATGGTCAAACAGAACCTAACAAAAGGGAAAATAAGACATAAGACAAATAAGGTTTGGAACAGGTTAAGCTCTTTGTTAATGCTTGAGATTtcccgtaaaaaaaaaaaaaaaaagtacaagaaGACTTGATCCAACCCTGAGTCGCGAAAACTTAAGATATGTGCATGGCAGCAGTTACCATAGAATTGCAGGTGAGGCTGTTCTGAAGTTTGAAGACTTTGTGGAGGCCAGCCGCCTCCGCCTCACTCAGCTTCTCTGGTGCCATCTTGACCACAAAGCGCACGGTGGTGTCCGTGTGGTATTCCTTGTAGTCTGTGATCAGAGGAGGAACCTTCTCTGTGCCGTTCATCATTGGCTCCAGCACGTTCTCCTTGTAGGCCTAGACCGCAGAGAATAACGTGAAATAACATGTAGAGGTAATTAAAATGGTCGCAAaggtactttaaaaaaaaaaaaaaagtaatttcattTGGGTCTATGCTGAAAACGACATCAACGTACATGATGGAACATCCTGAACACATCCCTAATAGGAAGGACAAAGCTTTAGTGACTAACCTGTGTCCAGGTTTTGACAGGCAATTCAGAGATCTCAATGGTGGTGGAATCAATGATGGCCACCTCTCCACTGTTGATGTACTGGTTGTCCATCACCTTCTCAATTGTGCCTTTGAAGCCTTTGTAGCTTGGAAGctttgggagaaaaaaaaggcactCTCATTATCTGATTTGTACAGCAGAAGACACAAGAAATCATTCTCAGAAAGCATCAGCCATTTCCTGTCCTCACCATAGGCAGAGGCTCATCGCCATTGAGCATACGGTGGAGGTTGCTGATGATCTCTCTTAAGTCGAAGTTGGGGATCTTGCTGGACCAGCCTGTGCCAATACCTTCGGAGCCGTTCACCAACACAGTGGGGAGGATGGGAATGTACCACTCCGGCTCAACACGCTGGTTGTCATCATAGTTGTACTTGAGCAGGTTGGCATCCACAGCTGGGAAAACAAGGCGGGCCAGAGAGCTGGAAGGACAGAAAGTTGGGTTAAATCATGAAATTAACTTTCACATTCTCAAATGTGTGCAGGAGGCCTGTAACTTCAGATTATTCGTAGTTTGTAAGGAGGCTGCCGACCTGAGCATGGTGAAGATGTATCGAGGGCTGGCAGAGTCCTTGCCACCATTCAACCTGGTTCCAAACTGACCCAGTGGCTGCAACAGGTTTAAGTTGTTGCTTCCCACAAAGTTCTGGGCCAAACCAACAATGGTCATCATCAAAGAGacctgaaaaatgaaaatttcaAGAGATTTAATCCTAATATTATCACAAATGCTAAATAgagctagcagtgcttaccaAAAAACAGTCGGCATAATATTAATTTGCTATGAGAGGTTGTTTGTTTGCTTATTGTACTCCAAACTAATAACATTCAATTAACTTGAAACTTTATGAATCAGGTCTTGCAGAAAACAGGATGACAGTATCAATTTCAAATCACTGTAAAAGTTGAAGGCAGACATATGAAAGCTACAATTGGCAGTAGCCAGATTTCAACGCAACAGGCTACTTAAGACACTGAAAAGACACACAAGGCTTCTCAGAAAGTTTACAAAAAAATCATCAACATTGTAAACCAATGCAGAAAATCCACTCATTAAAGTGTAATGTCATCTCACCTCTCCGTGGTGGTAGGCTGACATCTCAGCCACCGAGCCAGCCAACTGGGCCACCTTCACCTCTCGCTTGTCGTTCCTCTTGAAGCAACAGAACAGCACCTTCCTCTGGCCTGGTTTCAGAcctgacatacacacaaatgcagacacacaccaaaTCACTctcataacaaacagtgtttctTAAGAGTTACAAATGTGCTCTTGGTGATCATCATCATTTCTCGCACCATCCACTAGGCAGGGGATTGATCTCTCATTGTCAGAGTTGGAGAAAAGTACCAGCTCCTTGTTGACAAAGTCGTTATATGAGAGGGACTTGGTGGCCTGACCGTACAGGTAATCCTGCGAAGAGACGGCAAAAGATaaagtaaaactaaaaaaacaatttacaatAATAAAGCACAGTAAAGTTCACCAACTGTTGGTTACCTCAGGCAGGTTGTGAGCCCTGCGCTGGCGCCTGTTGACCATGAAGTTGGTCAGCCACTCTTTCCGCTCTTCCACTTTCTTCTTGCTAAAGGCCTgggcataaaaagaaaagaatcagATATTAACACTTTGACTGATAATTATATCCTAACCAGGAAGTTTGAGATAACTTATAGTGCATGCTGCGATGGGTTTACAAATGCACTACGGGGTCTCTCTCAACAATTACATTTCACGTGATCCTCCCCAGTGCGTACTATACATTTAATCGGCTGTTGAATGAGCCAAACAGACGGGTAACATCTTACCAGGGTGATAGCTTCATCGTCTTCAGGTCCAGAGTACTTGAATGGGATACGGTGTCTCTGCATATCAGAGAAGTACTCCTTGGCTTCCTGCGATGTGCTGGTTCCCAAACCTGGATGGACAAAGGCCACAACATTTTAGAGAGAGCTATTATAATGGCACAAGACTACCCATGACATTGGCCAGGTATGAAGGGTTGCTTACTTGTATTTTCTTTACTACCATACACGGGTTTTGTAACAAACCTTTGTAGTATTTTATTTTCCAAGATTTGAGGTTGGACTGGCTTTCCTTCCATTCGTTGAATTCAGGGATACTGTAGAAAGACAGCGCTGTTTTCTTGTGAGATGCCTAAAGAGAGGGAAATAACAGTAATCTGCAATCACTTATCTTCTAACCTGGTAATTTAACGGGCTTACATGGTTGGCACCAAAATGGTAAAATAAAGATAGGATATGATCACCATCAAAAAGGATTCAtgaaaagtctttttttttttttttttttttaaaatggtagAATTGTAAAAGCAAGTGTTCTGTGGTTTTCACACCAGATGGCAGTGTTGTTGCAAATTTGTTTCAGATAATATGCTATATCCACAAAATCATTAGTTTCcttaaataatcaaataaaataacttGACAACAACAGCCCAAACATCCAGTGGTTTCAGTGTGAGACTTTTGGGGAGATTATGTACCTTGATGATGGGGGTGATGAACTCTTCCAGGAAGTTGTGGTGCAGCAACGATGGCCAGTTATGGTGGATGAAGTTGATTAGAAGGCCCTTAATGTGGGAGCCATCTTGATCCTGTCACAATCACAGAAATACAGTACAGTCTAGTCATAAATGTAATCAGTAAAGCTAAAGAATTAATACCACTTCAACTTTTACACATAGAATAGATGCCTGAGATGATAATACAGATCAAATGAAAACCGCTGGCACACCTGATCTGTCATGATCATGATCTTGCCGTAACGCAGAGTCTTGAGGGATTCTGGGTCGCTGTAGTTCTTCTTGTACTGAAGGCCAACGATCTTAATGATGCTGTTGATTTCAGCGTTCTCCATGATCTGTTGAGGAAGACAGAACAACTTTTACTCTCAGCTATTTGCGGAACTACATACATCACAGACAGATGATGGCCAATATGCTTATCTCTGATTGAACTCATTGTTATGCATTctaaagggcttttcacacaGGGAGCGACACTTCGCCTGCGTAGTCGCGTGGATCCGCTGGGTCTACTACGCTCCTCATGTGAAGGACAACGCTCCACAATTAAACGCCAGGTAACGCCAGGAATGTGTGGTAACCATGGTGATTCTGTGCACCACTGTATCACTGCCATACAACTGAATGAGTTTAGCTGACTGTGGTATCATATATGCCTAATTACAGATTGATTTATAACAAACAGTGGCAATACTAGTCTTTTCTTACCACGGActgttgaatgaatgaaacctTTATTGCCCCGAGGGGAATTTGTTTTGCACTCAAGGGAGCCACATTAAACATTAAGCATACAACAGTAAACAGCAAAtaaccataaacaataaaaaacaataaaaaccacACCAAACATCTGACAACAATAAAGTctggaaaacagaaaaaacagaacataaacGACATCAACAACAACGCAGCAATGGTGTGGACATGCAATCATCTGCCATACAACTGAATGAGTTTAGCTGACTGTGGTATCATATATGCCTAATTACAGATTGATTTATAACAAACCGTGGCAATACTAGTCTTTCCTTACCATGGACTGTTATTGTTGATAGCTTaagttagctaaattagcatAGTCATAATTACGGACAATAAATCCAGTATTGTGCCAATGCTCTGACAAGCAAAAGCCCGGCTGTATATGTCCTGATAACTTATATAGTTTTATATTGGTTATATTTGAGTGAACTCAACCCCCCACCCCATGTGAAAAGCCCTTAAGACactattaatataatatattgtaaATGCATCTGTGTCCATCCAAGGTAAAGACAACACTGATCTATCTATATGACATATACATCTGCAAAACCATGCAGCTGCCATATAATGACTGAGGGAAAGTGCTGTTGGTCTAACCTGTTTGAGTGAGGCCTCCCGGACATTGAGCATTTTTCCTCTGAGAGGGAAGACGCCATAGCGGTCCCTGCCGACCACTCCCAGCCCAGACACAGCAAGCGTCTTGGCCGAGTCTCCCTCAGTAAGGATCAGTGTGCAGCCGATGGAGTTCTTCCCACCTGCCAGAGAACATGGTTACTGCAGGATGATGGCAGCTCATTTGCTTCCTCGTGGGGCTAGACTGTACAAAAGAGAAAAATGGCGTGGTATACAATACCTGCATCGTTGGCATCGTCCAGTTTAGGCACCCCTttgatttttgtgtgtttaacaCTTGAGCATTTCTTGTTGAGCTGGGTTTGAGCCTTGAACTTCACCCAGTTCATGATACTTTCCACAATCCCACAGGATGTGGCCTATGGagaacagaaaataaagacaaatttGTGAGGTCGGAATGATAACACTTCTCTGGGTGAGCATGCAATGCCGGTGGTTCTTCATTGGCACCTCTTTAATGAACTTGGCGCTGAGAGGACAAGTGGACCCAAAGCTCTTCTGCTGCAGTGTCATGTTCTCTTTGGTCTGAGAGTCAAAGGTGGGGTTCTCAACCAGGCAATTGACAAACAGCCACAGGTGGTTCTTCACCTGGATGGAGCGGGAGTGGAGCATACTCAGTTATGCATTCTGCTACCAAGGAATATTTAGAATATTATACTTGGATCTGAGTTCACAGTACGATGACTGTACCTGGAAAGGCTTGACGGCCACCCCAgctttattcttcttcttcaccacTTCAATGAGCTTGGCAACCACCTGGTCAGCCACGTAGTCGACATGCCTCCCTCCCTGAGGTCCAGAGGGCAAACACAAGATCCCATTTACAGAATAAAAGGACATTAGTCTTAATCATAGTGACACAAAGTGGCTGGGAGGGCAGCCAAACATATACTCAGCTGCCAAAAAACCTGGTCTACTAGTTCAGTCAGCCTTAAAATTCTCAATAGCTGCACTCCGATGCAACAGGGCTGACGAATTAAGATAACATTGAAATTGGCGCTCAGTATTCTAACAGACTACTTAAGACATgtaattttttatatatatatatatatatatatatatatatatatatatatatatatatatatatatatatatatatatatatatatatatatatatatataaaaatacactGACATTACCTTGGTTGtggcaatatatatatatatatatatatatatatataaaaatacactGACATTACCTTGGTTGTGGCAATACTGTTGACAAAGCTGACTTGCTGGAAACCTTTCTCACTCATGGTGAGGCAGACCTCCCAGCGCTGGTTGATGACCTCGTGGACAACGGCGAGGGCACCACCGAGCTCGTCCACCTTGTCCTTCAAATACATGTCCACGTAGCTACGGAAACCTGTAAGCTGAAGTACAAGAGTGGCCTTAGTATTGATCACAAGAATTACCCCTACAGGCTTATGCAATGATCAGTAAAAATCATAAACAGTTAAAACTCAATAGGCAATTCAAAATGGTTGAAAATGAGTGGTATGGTTATTCCTGTTTGTACCATTAAAAACTAACTCATGCATCAAAGCTAGTAAAGGTTTAAGATGAGAAATGCCATAATATGTAGAAGtctaaatgccaaaaaaagaaatggttacattttgaaaacattttctcaGCTGGAGATAAGCCGAGAACTTACAAATCTGCttcaaaatttaatttaattttcaatCTAATTATTGATATTTGAAAAGGACAAATAAAACCCATTTCTAATTTAGTAAAAGATAGCTGATATGTAGGTCGTTGACAGAAAGCAACAGGCGGAAAAGTGGGAGACAGAAAAGTGAAACAGCATGGTAACTTACTGGCAGCCTCTTGCCATTGAAGAACACACGGACACCCTTGGAGGATCCGGCGATGTCGTAGGCCCTCCTGGTCATCAGAGCCACTGTGTCTTTGTCCAAGATGCTCATTTTAAACTTGGCAAGATCTGGCCTGAAGGTGATGCAAGTGTATTCCTCTCCATCAAAGGTTTTGAGGGTATAATCCCCTGCCCTGCCCATGTTGTCGTACCAAGTCTGTAAAAAACATGGACATATTGTGAAATTACATGTTTCCCTTACAAGTTACAATGATTACAAAAGAGCAAATGTTCCTCAGCCTCTTTCCTACCTGCTTAAAGATCTTCTTTGACTCTTTACAGGCAGTCTCTACAGTGAACTTTGTGCTAAAGATGTTGCAAAGCTTAGCCCCATATCCATTGCGTCCACCTAAAGAACAAGTTTTGGTATGAAGATGTGGGTTAGGATACTAGCAAATTAACGGTCTACTGATTAAACACCAAAAAAACAGCTGTACATTACAACGACTACCTGGGTCTTATGCTCATAGTTTGCCAATCCACCGTTATGATAAAATATTTGTTTCCAAATAGTTTAAATGTCACATTTAACCATGGGTTTTGTTCAAGTCTGTGATCATGGCTGATCGTTTAACTGTACATGAGGCTAACCCTGTTAGATTCTATTGTAAAGTTGCGTCTAACATTGTCTTCACATGCTAAAATCTCCGCAATTTCGTTGGTAAGAAAAATGTTATAACCAAAAGCCAAGATGGCCTAAActaaaaacaatcaataaaaCCCAGGTTTTTAAAACATAGCATTTACATATAAATACACTTTAAAATTCCACATTCAGTCTTACCAGTGACTTTCTTCTCATCATCGTCATAGTTACTGGAGGTGAGGAGCTGTCCGAAGATGAGGGCGGGCACATAGACCTTCTCCACCTTGTGCTCCACCACAGGAATACCCTTCCCATTATTCCACACACTGATGGTGTTGTTttcactaaaaataaaaaaagacacattacCTAATGTGCTTCTGTGCTACCAAAGAAAGCAGTTAAGCTGGATATGAGCTGGGGCTATTCTACAACTTACAAGCAAAGGGACACTGAGGTAGAATtatacaatattttattatatactaatatatattatatattactcACACATCAATGTTGATTTTGATGCAGGACATGCTATTATCCCTCTGCTTATTGTCAGCTGCATTTACTGtagaaagaattaaaaaaaaaattgcttcaGTAAAGTAGGCCAGCCCAACATTTTCTCTATTTAGAATGTACACCATCTAGAATTATGAGAGCTATTTACTCACCAAGGATCTCATCAAAAATCTTGTAAAGCCCAGGCACAAACGTCACATCACGGCAGTTCAGTCCAACACCCTCATCATACACCCACATTTGCTAAGGAAAGAAGTCAACTGGTGACTACAAAGATCACGCATACATTTGTAAAATGTGAACCATTATTGCTTTGCTCTCCTACTCAACATCCTGCAACTCCGCAGTGAGAGCAAAATTCTTCAGGAAATATCTAAAACAGTCCACCCTCAAATCAGCTCCAGGGAGATTTACCCAATGTCTTAAACCCCATGttgatcttcaacagggggtccgggacccctagggggtcctcagagtcactgcagagggccctccaaattattgtcaaatatatatatatatatatatatatatatatatatat encodes:
- the top2a gene encoding DNA topoisomerase 2-alpha isoform X2, which gives rise to MAQPLKTFFENKPVEKTKKDPKRLSVERIYQKKTQLEHILLRPDSYIGSVEPATQQMWVYDEGVGLNCRDVTFVPGLYKIFDEILVNAADNKQRDNSMSCIKINIDVENNTISVWNNGKGIPVVEHKVEKVYVPALIFGQLLTSSNYDDDEKKVTGGRNGYGAKLCNIFSTKFTVETACKESKKIFKQTWYDNMGRAGDYTLKTFDGEEYTCITFRPDLAKFKMSILDKDTVALMTRRAYDIAGSSKGVRVFFNGKRLPLTGFRSYVDMYLKDKVDELGGALAVVHEVINQRWEVCLTMSEKGFQQVSFVNSIATTKGGRHVDYVADQVVAKLIEVVKKKNKAGVAVKPFQVKNHLWLFVNCLVENPTFDSQTKENMTLQQKSFGSTCPLSAKFIKEATSCGIVESIMNWVKFKAQTQLNKKCSSVKHTKIKGVPKLDDANDAGGKNSIGCTLILTEGDSAKTLAVSGLGVVGRDRYGVFPLRGKMLNVREASLKQIMENAEINSIIKIVGLQYKKNYSDPESLKTLRYGKIMIMTDQDQDGSHIKGLLINFIHHNWPSLLHHNFLEEFITPIIKASHKKTALSFYSIPEFNEWKESQSNLKSWKIKYYKGLGTSTSQEAKEYFSDMQRHRIPFKYSGPEDDEAITLAFSKKKVEERKEWLTNFMVNRRQRRAHNLPEDYLYGQATKSLSYNDFVNKELVLFSNSDNERSIPCLVDGLKPGQRKVLFCCFKRNDKREVKVAQLAGSVAEMSAYHHGEVSLMMTIVGLAQNFVGSNNLNLLQPLGQFGTRLNGGKDSASPRYIFTMLSSLARLVFPAVDANLLKYNYDDNQRVEPEWYIPILPTVLVNGSEGIGTGWSSKIPNFDLREIISNLHRMLNGDEPLPMLPSYKGFKGTIEKVMDNQYINSGEVAIIDSTTIEISELPVKTWTQAYKENVLEPMMNGTEKVPPLITDYKEYHTDTTVRFVVKMAPEKLSEAEAAGLHKVFKLQNSLTCNSMVLFDHVGSLKKYDSVQDILKDFFELRMKYYVLRKDWLIGMLGAEGAKLTNQARFILEKIQGTLVIENKPKKELIRMLQEMGYDSDPVKAWKEAQEKDEEEIDEEEGTEEKEDTSGPDYNYLLSMPMWFLTKEKKDELCKQRDAKLTELNTLKKKAPADLWKEDLAAFCEELEIIEAKEKQDQAMPVAKKGAGKGKTMKVKQETLPTPQGRRVVPRITSAMKAEANKKADLKKGEGKRGRKPKSNDVVIKMEFGEDAENTENTEPSEEIGLVARLSKKTKTQAKEKASKTGRQSTLQFKPVAKKPKKNPWSDEESAEETDDLSDDKMETEEVVVPRKLAERKTKAAVKYSMSDSENEFDDWGKKEAPKRKAVISSSGDDDDDASFAPEPTDDSDMDSPAPSPKVPEPTKKMAKSTSTVKQANTKSSSQSDDQEPAPKAPVQRKTKEAAPKAPVQRKTKEAAPKKAAAAKKPAASKKKAADVKQPSILDALSKSKPASNTAARKVPSFDSSDSEGEARAPVTKTKPVLKRKPLTSDDSDSSSGNLMSRLKSKTTASKKTKKWEEDDSFQVSDQEAAAPAAVAARDKPSRARKPVTYNLDSDSDEGF
- the top2a gene encoding DNA topoisomerase 2-alpha isoform X3; amino-acid sequence: MAQPLKTFFENKPVEKTKKDPKRLSVERIYQKKTQLEHILLRPDSYIGSVEPATQQMWVYDEGVGLNCRDVTFVPGLYKIFDEILVNAADNKQRDNSMSCIKINIDVENNTISVWNNGKGIPVVEHKVEKVYVPALIFGQLLTSSNYDDDEKKVTGGRNGYGAKLCNIFSTKFTVETACKESKKIFKQTWYDNMGRAGDYTLKTFDGEEYTCITFRPDLAKFKMSILDKDTVALMTRRAYDIAGSSKGVRVFFNGKRLPLTGFRSYVDMYLKDKVDELGGALAVVHEVINQRWEVCLTMSEKGFQQVSFVNSIATTKGGRHVDYVADQVVAKLIEVVKKKNKAGVAVKPFQVKNHLWLFVNCLVENPTFDSQTKENMTLQQKSFGSTCPLSAKFIKEATSCGIVESIMNWVKFKAQTQLNKKCSSVKHTKIKGVPKLDDANDAGGKNSIGCTLILTEGDSAKTLAVSGLGVVGRDRYGVFPLRGKMLNVREASLKQIMENAEINSIIKIVGLQYKKNYSDPESLKTLRYGKIMIMTDQDQDGSHIKGLLINFIHHNWPSLLHHNFLEEFITPIIKASHKKTALSFYSIPEFNEWKESQSNLKSWKIKYYKGLGTSTSQEAKEYFSDMQRHRIPFKYSGPEDDEAITLAFSKKKVEERKEWLTNFMVNRRQRRAHNLPEDYLYGQATKSLSYNDFVNKELVLFSNSDNERSIPCLVDGLKPGQRKVLFCCFKRNDKREVKVAQLAGSVAEMSAYHHGEVSLMMTIVGLAQNFVGSNNLNLLQPLGQFGTRLNGGKDSASPRYIFTMLSSLARLVFPAVDANLLKYNYDDNQRVEPEWYIPILPTVLVNGSEGIGTGWSSKIPNFDLREIISNLHRMLNGDEPLPMLPSYKGFKGTIEKVMDNQYINSGEVAIIDSTTIEISELPVKTWTQAYKENVLEPMMNGTEKVPPLITDYKEYHTDTTVRFVVKMAPEKLSEAEAAGLHKVFKLQNSLTCNSMVLFDHVGSLKKYDSVQDILKDFFELRMKYYVLRKDWLIGMLGAEGAKLTNQARFILEKIQGTLVIENKPKKELIRMLQEMGYDSDPVKAWKEAQEKDEEEIDEEEGTEEKEDTSGPDYNYLLSMPMWFLTKEKKDELCKQRDAKLTELNTLKKKAPADLWKEDLAAFCEELEIIEAKEKQDQAMPVAKKGAGKGKTMKVKQETLPTPQGRRVVPRITSAMKAEANKKADLKKGEGKRGRKPKSNDVVIKMEFGEDAENTENTEPSEEIGLVARLSKKTKTQAKEKAASKTGRQSTLQFKPVAKKPKKNPWSDEESAEETDDLSDDKMETEEVVVPRKLAERKTKAAVKYSMSDSENEFDDWGKKEAPKRKAVISSSGDDDDDASFAPEPTDDSDMDSPAPSPKVPEPTKKMAKSTSTVKQANTKSSSQSDDQEPAPKAPVQRKTKEAAPKKAAAAKKPAASKKKAADVKQPSILDALSKSKPASNTAARKVPSFDSSDSEGEARAPVTKTKPVLKRKPLTSDDSDSSSGNLMSRLKSKTTASKKTKKWEEDDSFQVSDQEAAAPAAVAARDKPSRARKPVTYNLDSDSDEGF
- the top2a gene encoding DNA topoisomerase 2-alpha isoform X1 encodes the protein MAQPLKTFFENKPVEKTKKDPKRLSVERIYQKKTQLEHILLRPDSYIGSVEPATQQMWVYDEGVGLNCRDVTFVPGLYKIFDEILVNAADNKQRDNSMSCIKINIDVENNTISVWNNGKGIPVVEHKVEKVYVPALIFGQLLTSSNYDDDEKKVTGGRNGYGAKLCNIFSTKFTVETACKESKKIFKQTWYDNMGRAGDYTLKTFDGEEYTCITFRPDLAKFKMSILDKDTVALMTRRAYDIAGSSKGVRVFFNGKRLPLTGFRSYVDMYLKDKVDELGGALAVVHEVINQRWEVCLTMSEKGFQQVSFVNSIATTKGGRHVDYVADQVVAKLIEVVKKKNKAGVAVKPFQVKNHLWLFVNCLVENPTFDSQTKENMTLQQKSFGSTCPLSAKFIKEATSCGIVESIMNWVKFKAQTQLNKKCSSVKHTKIKGVPKLDDANDAGGKNSIGCTLILTEGDSAKTLAVSGLGVVGRDRYGVFPLRGKMLNVREASLKQIMENAEINSIIKIVGLQYKKNYSDPESLKTLRYGKIMIMTDQDQDGSHIKGLLINFIHHNWPSLLHHNFLEEFITPIIKASHKKTALSFYSIPEFNEWKESQSNLKSWKIKYYKGLGTSTSQEAKEYFSDMQRHRIPFKYSGPEDDEAITLAFSKKKVEERKEWLTNFMVNRRQRRAHNLPEDYLYGQATKSLSYNDFVNKELVLFSNSDNERSIPCLVDGLKPGQRKVLFCCFKRNDKREVKVAQLAGSVAEMSAYHHGEVSLMMTIVGLAQNFVGSNNLNLLQPLGQFGTRLNGGKDSASPRYIFTMLSSLARLVFPAVDANLLKYNYDDNQRVEPEWYIPILPTVLVNGSEGIGTGWSSKIPNFDLREIISNLHRMLNGDEPLPMLPSYKGFKGTIEKVMDNQYINSGEVAIIDSTTIEISELPVKTWTQAYKENVLEPMMNGTEKVPPLITDYKEYHTDTTVRFVVKMAPEKLSEAEAAGLHKVFKLQNSLTCNSMVLFDHVGSLKKYDSVQDILKDFFELRMKYYVLRKDWLIGMLGAEGAKLTNQARFILEKIQGTLVIENKPKKELIRMLQEMGYDSDPVKAWKEAQEKDEEEIDEEEGTEEKEDTSGPDYNYLLSMPMWFLTKEKKDELCKQRDAKLTELNTLKKKAPADLWKEDLAAFCEELEIIEAKEKQDQAMPVAKKGAGKGKTMKVKQETLPTPQGRRVVPRITSAMKAEANKKADLKKGEGKRGRKPKSNDVVIKMEFGEDAENTENTEPSEEIGLVARLSKKTKTQAKEKAASKTGRQSTLQFKPVAKKPKKNPWSDEESAEETDDLSDDKMETEEVVVPRKLAERKTKAAVKYSMSDSENEFDDWGKKEAPKRKAVISSSGDDDDDASFAPEPTDDSDMDSPAPSPKVPEPTKKMAKSTSTVKQANTKSSSQSDDQEPAPKAPVQRKTKEAAPKAPVQRKTKEAAPKKAAAAKKPAASKKKAADVKQPSILDALSKSKPASNTAARKVPSFDSSDSEGEARAPVTKTKPVLKRKPLTSDDSDSSSGNLMSRLKSKTTASKKTKKWEEDDSFQVSDQEAAAPAAVAARDKPSRARKPVTYNLDSDSDEGF